The following are from one region of the Dreissena polymorpha isolate Duluth1 chromosome 2, UMN_Dpol_1.0, whole genome shotgun sequence genome:
- the LOC127868558 gene encoding hemicentin-1-like isoform X1, whose product MAMLGLKAIFYTVLLWSNCQTAMSENATLTSDKDVVAENSSLTLTCYQPRAFYPIFWSSRYSEIYIIGTCQPFSSRLSGEVSVRCVNSTTYTLTLLRVDRIQDGDRWLCSIDINFEGSSNSIVINVHVPITELKLTPDADPVSLISNMTTEFTCTSDFGKPAPDIHWFINNGRNETSGNIDITRSSSVVTTTMNLNSDDLNVTNSSSAITQNITTSTLTFTPSHLYQNMRLFCTGNNGGHSVTSKAEPMLNILFEPTIPRIIKDDSTVLEEIETLSKEQLVLKCQSDGNPTPTYVWTYLGRTTAGQTITIPQLQSAHEGTFTCTARNTMNSSTSLSRSVEKSKQIFVHVLVAITHVDIVCPNSQNLVIKDGEITTIECVTSPGKPSAIINWFKDNGTPETTADDIQFSVSDTNVTTRSDNSVKSILYYKAAQRDNNFRIYCTASNVGTTLSSEHRMKLDIIHTCIESSQTGKIVGFCLGGTVFGLVAGIVATWYFMRRPSNTTCCGKEDTQTTYEDLQSTNPTAGGHTSYTFIETNLDQNSATVMFSRGETNIEKDVYRSDASTV is encoded by the exons ATGGCGATGTTGGGCTTAAAAGCTATATtttacactgtattattatggaGCAATTGTCAAACAG CAATGAGCGAGAACGCAACGCTAACGTCAGATAAGGACGTGGTTGCTGAAAACAGTTCACTGACACTCACGTGTTACCAACCGAGAGCGTTCTACCCAATTTTCTGGAGCAGCAGATATTCCGAGATTTATATTATTGGCACGTGTCAGCCATTCTCATCGCGGTTATCGGGGGAAGTCAGCGTGAGGTGTGTCAACTCCACGACATACACACTGACACTCCTTCGAGTAGACCGTATCCAGGATGGGGACAGATGGCTGTGTAGCATTGATATAAATTTTGAGGGATCTAGCAACAGCATCGTGATAAATGTTCATG TGCCAATTACTGAGCTGAAACTAACACCTGATGCTGATCCAGTATCATTGATTTCAAACATGACAACCGAGTTCACATGCACCAGTGACTTCGGTAAACCAGCGCCAGATATCCACTGGTTTATAAATAACGGCAGAAATGAGACATCGGGAAACATTGACATAACTCGTTCATCTTCAGTTGTAACTACGACGATGAATCTTAATTCGGATGACCTTAACGTAACAAATTCATCTTCAGCAATAACCCAGAATATTACCACCAGTACGTTGACCTTCACGCCTTCCCACTTATACCAAAACATGCGACTGTTCTGCACGGGAAACAATGGTGGACACAGTGTGACTTCGAAAGCCGAACCTATGTTGAATATTCTGT TCGAACCCACTATTCCTCGAATTATAAAGGACGACTCAACCGTGCTTGAAGAAATAGAAACATTGTCAAAAGAGCAGCTTGTTCTCAAATGCCAAAGCGATGGAAACCCAACTCCAACCTACGTTTGGACCTACTTAGGTAGAACAACAGCAGGTCAAACAATTACCATTCCCCAATTACAGTCAGCACACGAAGGTACTTTCACATGTACTGCTCGAAACACTATGAATTCGTCGACAAGTCTATCCAGATCAGTGGAAAAatctaaacaaatatttgtacACGTTCTTG TTGCAATAACGCATGTCGACATTGTCTGTCCAAATTCTCAAAACCTTGTTATTAAGGATGGGGAGATCACGACAATAGAATGCGTCACGTCCCCAGGCAAACCTTCTGCAATCATAAATTGGTTCAAGGACAACGGGACCCCTGAAACCACCGCAGACGACATCCAGTTTTCCGTCAGTGACACAAATGTTACCACTCGGTCAGACAATTCAGTAAAGAGCATATTGTATTACAAAGCTGCTCAGCGAGATAACAACTTTAGGATTTATTGTACAGCTAGTAATGTTGGGACAACGTTATCATCTGAGCATCGAATGAAACTGGATATTATTC aTACATGTATTGAATCTTCCCAGACAGGCAAGATAGTTGGTTTTTGTTTAGGGGGTACTGTGTTTGGACTTGTAGCTGGAATTGTAGCTACATGGTACTTTATGCGTCGGCCTTCGAATACGACATGTTGTGGGAAAGAAG ATACGCAGACCACATATGAAGATTTACAAAG CACCAATCCTACTGCCGGAGGTCACACTAGCTACACGTTCATCGAGACTAACTTGGACCAGAACTCGGCCACTGTTATGTTCAGCAGAG GCGAAACCAATATTGAAAAAGATGTGTATcg gtCGGATGCATCCACAGTGTAA
- the LOC127868558 gene encoding uncharacterized protein LOC127868558 isoform X2, translated as MAMLGLKAIFYTVLLWSNCQTAMSENATLTSDKDVVAENSSLTLTCYQPRAFYPIFWSSRYSEIYIIGTCQPFSSRLSGEVSVRCVNSTTYTLTLLRVDRIQDGDRWLCSIDINFEGSSNSIVINVHVPITELKLTPDADPVSLISNMTTEFTCTSDFGKPAPDIHWFINNGRNETSGNIDITRSSSVVTTTMNLNSDDLNVTNSSSAITQNITTSTLTFTPSHLYQNMRLFCTGNNGGHSVTSKAEPMLNILFEPTIPRIIKDDSTVLEEIETLSKEQLVLKCQSDGNPTPTYVWTYLGRTTAGQTITIPQLQSAHEVAITHVDIVCPNSQNLVIKDGEITTIECVTSPGKPSAIINWFKDNGTPETTADDIQFSVSDTNVTTRSDNSVKSILYYKAAQRDNNFRIYCTASNVGTTLSSEHRMKLDIIHTCIESSQTGKIVGFCLGGTVFGLVAGIVATWYFMRRPSNTTCCGKEDTQTTYEDLQSTNPTAGGHTSYTFIETNLDQNSATVMFSRGETNIEKDVYRSDASTV; from the exons ATGGCGATGTTGGGCTTAAAAGCTATATtttacactgtattattatggaGCAATTGTCAAACAG CAATGAGCGAGAACGCAACGCTAACGTCAGATAAGGACGTGGTTGCTGAAAACAGTTCACTGACACTCACGTGTTACCAACCGAGAGCGTTCTACCCAATTTTCTGGAGCAGCAGATATTCCGAGATTTATATTATTGGCACGTGTCAGCCATTCTCATCGCGGTTATCGGGGGAAGTCAGCGTGAGGTGTGTCAACTCCACGACATACACACTGACACTCCTTCGAGTAGACCGTATCCAGGATGGGGACAGATGGCTGTGTAGCATTGATATAAATTTTGAGGGATCTAGCAACAGCATCGTGATAAATGTTCATG TGCCAATTACTGAGCTGAAACTAACACCTGATGCTGATCCAGTATCATTGATTTCAAACATGACAACCGAGTTCACATGCACCAGTGACTTCGGTAAACCAGCGCCAGATATCCACTGGTTTATAAATAACGGCAGAAATGAGACATCGGGAAACATTGACATAACTCGTTCATCTTCAGTTGTAACTACGACGATGAATCTTAATTCGGATGACCTTAACGTAACAAATTCATCTTCAGCAATAACCCAGAATATTACCACCAGTACGTTGACCTTCACGCCTTCCCACTTATACCAAAACATGCGACTGTTCTGCACGGGAAACAATGGTGGACACAGTGTGACTTCGAAAGCCGAACCTATGTTGAATATTCTGT TCGAACCCACTATTCCTCGAATTATAAAGGACGACTCAACCGTGCTTGAAGAAATAGAAACATTGTCAAAAGAGCAGCTTGTTCTCAAATGCCAAAGCGATGGAAACCCAACTCCAACCTACGTTTGGACCTACTTAGGTAGAACAACAGCAGGTCAAACAATTACCATTCCCCAATTACAGTCAGCACACGAAG TTGCAATAACGCATGTCGACATTGTCTGTCCAAATTCTCAAAACCTTGTTATTAAGGATGGGGAGATCACGACAATAGAATGCGTCACGTCCCCAGGCAAACCTTCTGCAATCATAAATTGGTTCAAGGACAACGGGACCCCTGAAACCACCGCAGACGACATCCAGTTTTCCGTCAGTGACACAAATGTTACCACTCGGTCAGACAATTCAGTAAAGAGCATATTGTATTACAAAGCTGCTCAGCGAGATAACAACTTTAGGATTTATTGTACAGCTAGTAATGTTGGGACAACGTTATCATCTGAGCATCGAATGAAACTGGATATTATTC aTACATGTATTGAATCTTCCCAGACAGGCAAGATAGTTGGTTTTTGTTTAGGGGGTACTGTGTTTGGACTTGTAGCTGGAATTGTAGCTACATGGTACTTTATGCGTCGGCCTTCGAATACGACATGTTGTGGGAAAGAAG ATACGCAGACCACATATGAAGATTTACAAAG CACCAATCCTACTGCCGGAGGTCACACTAGCTACACGTTCATCGAGACTAACTTGGACCAGAACTCGGCCACTGTTATGTTCAGCAGAG GCGAAACCAATATTGAAAAAGATGTGTATcg gtCGGATGCATCCACAGTGTAA
- the LOC127868558 gene encoding cell adhesion molecule 2-like isoform X3 — MAMLGLKAIFYTVLLWSNCQTAMSENATLTSDKDVVAENSSLTLTCYQPRAFYPIFWSSRYSEIYIIGTCQPFSSRLSGEVSVRCVNSTTYTLTLLRVDRIQDGDRWLCSIDINFEGSSNSIVINVHVPITELKLTPDADPVSLISNMTTEFTCTSDFGKPAPDIHWFINNGRNETSGNIDITRSSSVVTTTMNLNSDDLNVTNSSSAITQNITTSTLTFTPSHLYQNMRLFCTGNNGGHSVTSKAEPMLNILFEPTIPRIIKDDSTVLEEIETLSKEQLVLKCQSDGNPTPTYVWTYLGRTTAGQTITIPQLQSAHEGTFTCTARNTMNSSTSLSRSVEKSKQIFVHVLVAITHVDIVCPNSQNLVIKDGEITTIECVTSPGKPSAIINWFKDNGTPETTADDIQFSVSDTNVTTRSDNSVKSILYYKAAQRDNNFRIYCTASNVGTTLSSEHRMKLDIIHTCIESSQTGKIVGFCLGGTVFGLVAGIVATWYFMRRPSNTTCCGKEDTQTTYEDLQRRNQY; from the exons ATGGCGATGTTGGGCTTAAAAGCTATATtttacactgtattattatggaGCAATTGTCAAACAG CAATGAGCGAGAACGCAACGCTAACGTCAGATAAGGACGTGGTTGCTGAAAACAGTTCACTGACACTCACGTGTTACCAACCGAGAGCGTTCTACCCAATTTTCTGGAGCAGCAGATATTCCGAGATTTATATTATTGGCACGTGTCAGCCATTCTCATCGCGGTTATCGGGGGAAGTCAGCGTGAGGTGTGTCAACTCCACGACATACACACTGACACTCCTTCGAGTAGACCGTATCCAGGATGGGGACAGATGGCTGTGTAGCATTGATATAAATTTTGAGGGATCTAGCAACAGCATCGTGATAAATGTTCATG TGCCAATTACTGAGCTGAAACTAACACCTGATGCTGATCCAGTATCATTGATTTCAAACATGACAACCGAGTTCACATGCACCAGTGACTTCGGTAAACCAGCGCCAGATATCCACTGGTTTATAAATAACGGCAGAAATGAGACATCGGGAAACATTGACATAACTCGTTCATCTTCAGTTGTAACTACGACGATGAATCTTAATTCGGATGACCTTAACGTAACAAATTCATCTTCAGCAATAACCCAGAATATTACCACCAGTACGTTGACCTTCACGCCTTCCCACTTATACCAAAACATGCGACTGTTCTGCACGGGAAACAATGGTGGACACAGTGTGACTTCGAAAGCCGAACCTATGTTGAATATTCTGT TCGAACCCACTATTCCTCGAATTATAAAGGACGACTCAACCGTGCTTGAAGAAATAGAAACATTGTCAAAAGAGCAGCTTGTTCTCAAATGCCAAAGCGATGGAAACCCAACTCCAACCTACGTTTGGACCTACTTAGGTAGAACAACAGCAGGTCAAACAATTACCATTCCCCAATTACAGTCAGCACACGAAGGTACTTTCACATGTACTGCTCGAAACACTATGAATTCGTCGACAAGTCTATCCAGATCAGTGGAAAAatctaaacaaatatttgtacACGTTCTTG TTGCAATAACGCATGTCGACATTGTCTGTCCAAATTCTCAAAACCTTGTTATTAAGGATGGGGAGATCACGACAATAGAATGCGTCACGTCCCCAGGCAAACCTTCTGCAATCATAAATTGGTTCAAGGACAACGGGACCCCTGAAACCACCGCAGACGACATCCAGTTTTCCGTCAGTGACACAAATGTTACCACTCGGTCAGACAATTCAGTAAAGAGCATATTGTATTACAAAGCTGCTCAGCGAGATAACAACTTTAGGATTTATTGTACAGCTAGTAATGTTGGGACAACGTTATCATCTGAGCATCGAATGAAACTGGATATTATTC aTACATGTATTGAATCTTCCCAGACAGGCAAGATAGTTGGTTTTTGTTTAGGGGGTACTGTGTTTGGACTTGTAGCTGGAATTGTAGCTACATGGTACTTTATGCGTCGGCCTTCGAATACGACATGTTGTGGGAAAGAAG ATACGCAGACCACATATGAAGATTTACAAAG GCGAAACCAATATTGA